The following proteins are co-located in the Nerophis ophidion isolate RoL-2023_Sa linkage group LG04, RoL_Noph_v1.0, whole genome shotgun sequence genome:
- the sgo1 gene encoding shugoshin 1 isoform X2, with the protein MVKERTMKKSQRQGLGDLKEKMTEKRNKSLARAAALSRGRFGLLKKSSGMRATHAGILKGVQENNKELALALQAEKEKVRQANAVLLHMQKEQQALFLHLLLLKKKLQQQEASSLQIQAASVPVETCTDSLRRERISETKTTLCDISTDCAEHPDTQRLVLLPSTVSVRRRPAGEKSRRRSERVQEWRSFGDLESVAPPPSGDTAKPQDVIHAPPSEPDHTERLQPIRSDPPPANRKRRRSKAEPSALKTAERGRKTERAPLKKPWENPKPRTRSKSRDRSATRSRAPPPPPPPTNMNSSLGFNDTFDFDCEEAVHVTPFKPKPDQAPPLKEAEARTVTPAKSDDGSPMSPSSDSEDSLYVPKTTRRRRTSPQTTKTIATRRGRLSRKDSSPNTPEPVKQEVYQVSPQVEAEMKRIDSVLSMFGDAACEHVTPPPPKQTSQRAKTCKKPYGPARFSTPVPGRKRRCTMVVDYKEPSLHAKLRRGDKFTDTQFLTSPIFKPPPGRRSRTSVKLNKYNESFVGCR; encoded by the exons GAATGAGGGCGACACACGCTGGAATCCTGAAGGGGGTGCAGGAGAACAACAAGGAGCTGGCCCTGGCTCTGCAGGCGGAGAAGGAGAAGGTGAGGCAGGCTAATGCTGTCCTCCTGCACATGCAGAAGGAGCAGCAAGCGCTCTTCCTGCACCTGCTGCTGCTCAAGAAGAAACTCCAACAGCAGGAAGCGTCTTCTCTGCAG ATACAAGCAGCAAGCGTCCCGGTGGAaacctgcacggactcattaag GAGAGAGCGCATCAGTGAGACCAAGACAACTTTGTGTGACATCTCCACAGATTGTGCAG AGCATCCTGACACACAGCGTCTTGTTCTTCTGCCTTCCACGGTGTCTGTGAGGCGGCGACCTGCAGGAGAAAAGAGCAGGAGGCGGTCTGAGCGCGTGCAAGAGTGGCGCTCCTTTGGTGACTTGGAGTCGGTGGCTCCTCCCCCTAGTGGTGACACAGCGAAGCCTCAGGACGTCATCCATGCTCCACCTTCTGAACCTGACCACACAGAAAGACTGCAGCCAATCAGAAGCGACCCGCCGCCGGCCAACAGGAAGCGACGCCGCTCCAAAGCAGAACCCTCCGCACTGAAAACCGCGGAGCGAGGCCGCAAGACGGAGCGTGCCCCTTTGAAGAAGCCCTGGGAGAACCCCAAACCCAGGACACGCTCCAAGAGTCGGGACCGCTCGGCCACGCGGTCCAGAGCACCGCCACCGCCGCCACCACCAACTAACATGAACTCCTCGCTGGGCTTCAACGACACATTTGACTTTGACTGTGAGGAGGCGGTCCATGTCACGCCCTTTAAGCCCAAGCCCGACCAGGCTCCGCCTCTAAAGGAAGCGGAAGCACGCACAGTGACGCCCGCCAAGAGTGACGACGGCTCACCGATGTCGCCGTCCTCTGACTCCGAGGACAGTCTGTATGTCCCCAAGACCACCAGGAGGAGGCGCACGTCTCCCCAGACCACAAAGACCATCGCTACCCGGAGAGGACGTCTCTCCAGGAAGGACAGCAGCCCCAACACACCTG AGCCTGTCAAACAGGAAGTGTACCAGGTGAGTCCTCAGGTGGAGGCGGAGATGAAGAGGATCGACAGTGTCCTGTCCATGTTCGGAGACGCCGCATGTGAGCACGTCACGCCGCCGCCGCCCAAGCAGACGAGCCAGCGAGCAAAGACGTGCAAGAAAC CCTACGGCCCAGCGCGGTTCTCCACGCCCGTCCCCGGACGCAAGCGGCGTTGCACCATGGTGGTGGACTACAAGGAGCCCTCCTTACACGC GAAACTGCGTCGTGGAGACAAGTTTACCGACACACAGTTCCTCACCTCGCCTATTTTCAAGCCGCCGCCTGGCAGGAGGTCCAGGACTTCGGTCAAGTTGAACAAGTACAACGAGTCCTTTGTTGGATGTCGCTGA
- the sgo1 gene encoding shugoshin 1 isoform X1, whose product MVKERTMKKSQRQGLGDLKEKMTEKRNKSLARAAALSRGRFGLLKKSSGMRATHAGILKGVQENNKELALALQAEKEKVRQANAVLLHMQKEQQALFLHLLLLKKKLQQQEASSLQIQAASVPVETCTDSLRRERISETKTTLCDISTDCAEHPDTQRLVLLPSTVSVRRRPAGEKSRRRSERVQEWRSFGDLESVAPPPSGDTAKPQDVIHAPPSEPDHTERLQPIRSDPPPANRKRRRSKAEPSALKTAERGRKTERAPLKKPWENPKPRTRSKSRDRSATRSRAPPPPPPPTNMNSSLGFNDTFDFDCEEAVHVTPFKPKPDQAPPLKEAEARTVTPAKSDDGSPMSPSSDSEDSLYVPKTTRRRRTSPQTTKTIATRRGRLSRKDSSPNTPEPVKQEVYQVSPQVEAEMKRIDSVLSMFGDAACEHVTPPPPKQTSQRAKTCKKRVRTAGRGLSLCDVTNISPAAYGPARFSTPVPGRKRRCTMVVDYKEPSLHAKLRRGDKFTDTQFLTSPIFKPPPGRRSRTSVKLNKYNESFVGCR is encoded by the exons GAATGAGGGCGACACACGCTGGAATCCTGAAGGGGGTGCAGGAGAACAACAAGGAGCTGGCCCTGGCTCTGCAGGCGGAGAAGGAGAAGGTGAGGCAGGCTAATGCTGTCCTCCTGCACATGCAGAAGGAGCAGCAAGCGCTCTTCCTGCACCTGCTGCTGCTCAAGAAGAAACTCCAACAGCAGGAAGCGTCTTCTCTGCAG ATACAAGCAGCAAGCGTCCCGGTGGAaacctgcacggactcattaag GAGAGAGCGCATCAGTGAGACCAAGACAACTTTGTGTGACATCTCCACAGATTGTGCAG AGCATCCTGACACACAGCGTCTTGTTCTTCTGCCTTCCACGGTGTCTGTGAGGCGGCGACCTGCAGGAGAAAAGAGCAGGAGGCGGTCTGAGCGCGTGCAAGAGTGGCGCTCCTTTGGTGACTTGGAGTCGGTGGCTCCTCCCCCTAGTGGTGACACAGCGAAGCCTCAGGACGTCATCCATGCTCCACCTTCTGAACCTGACCACACAGAAAGACTGCAGCCAATCAGAAGCGACCCGCCGCCGGCCAACAGGAAGCGACGCCGCTCCAAAGCAGAACCCTCCGCACTGAAAACCGCGGAGCGAGGCCGCAAGACGGAGCGTGCCCCTTTGAAGAAGCCCTGGGAGAACCCCAAACCCAGGACACGCTCCAAGAGTCGGGACCGCTCGGCCACGCGGTCCAGAGCACCGCCACCGCCGCCACCACCAACTAACATGAACTCCTCGCTGGGCTTCAACGACACATTTGACTTTGACTGTGAGGAGGCGGTCCATGTCACGCCCTTTAAGCCCAAGCCCGACCAGGCTCCGCCTCTAAAGGAAGCGGAAGCACGCACAGTGACGCCCGCCAAGAGTGACGACGGCTCACCGATGTCGCCGTCCTCTGACTCCGAGGACAGTCTGTATGTCCCCAAGACCACCAGGAGGAGGCGCACGTCTCCCCAGACCACAAAGACCATCGCTACCCGGAGAGGACGTCTCTCCAGGAAGGACAGCAGCCCCAACACACCTG AGCCTGTCAAACAGGAAGTGTACCAGGTGAGTCCTCAGGTGGAGGCGGAGATGAAGAGGATCGACAGTGTCCTGTCCATGTTCGGAGACGCCGCATGTGAGCACGTCACGCCGCCGCCGCCCAAGCAGACGAGCCAGCGAGCAAAGACGTGCAAGAAAC GTGTGAGGACAGCAGGGCGGGGCTTGAGTCTGTGTGATGTGACCAATATATCCCCCGCAGCCTACGGCCCAGCGCGGTTCTCCACGCCCGTCCCCGGACGCAAGCGGCGTTGCACCATGGTGGTGGACTACAAGGAGCCCTCCTTACACGC GAAACTGCGTCGTGGAGACAAGTTTACCGACACACAGTTCCTCACCTCGCCTATTTTCAAGCCGCCGCCTGGCAGGAGGTCCAGGACTTCGGTCAAGTTGAACAAGTACAACGAGTCCTTTGTTGGATGTCGCTGA